The sequence TGCTAtattaaagcaaatatttattggtGCAGTATATATGCATCGGGCGACAGGTAAGCTGTCCTCTCGGGTAATTAGCGTCAGTGGTGTCACTTTCAGACGGCCCTCCTAACGAGCCACATGTTTTGCGGTTCCACTTCTATCTTAAACTCTCCTCTTATTCGCTTACGCGGTCCTGTTAATTAGAATCGTGAATTAGATCGCTTGtgatacgaaaatatttttccttgaaGTTATTAAGGCTTATCTTTATATTAACACGTCAAAATTATATGTAccctttttttaatacattgcgCGCACAGAGGAGTACCTATGAGATCTGGTATAATTAAACTTCATATAGGGAACGgctgttgaatttttttttgtgtatatgtgttaaaaatatattaaaattcgaCGGTCGAATATCAAGACCACTAGTATTACTTAATTAACGTAGATTAATAATTAGAAGTGGATTCCTGGGTTGTTCTAATTTGCTATAGGTACATATTACATTTAGGAATTAAGctgatttgtaaatatgtattaaacatGGCCACATAATTtcattattcttaaaaaaacatataattaataacgaaTGAAAGTAACCTGAATTAGAGTCTCAgaattatcttaaaataaactttcatAAGTAACGCCAGTTTTGCGACCTTGGTTTTGTTTGTATCCTCAGGTTCTCAAGATTAAATAAACCTATATGTATCCATTTAAAGtgtatcgtattttttattttatacaatatataaaaaccgGGTGAATGACATGCtgcagaatttattttataaaataaataataatgtgtaaaaGTAGACATTACCCATTAGATATCACCGGGTGAATGACGTGCTCCGGAAATAGCACTATGTGAATAAAACTAAATGTGAAAAAGAAACTCTACgttaatatattagtaacaaCTATTATATACACACGTATAGTTCTTTCCGTCTACTAGATCACGGTATTCCGAAATCCCGCAACATTAGGATTATCAATATGTGACCACAATGGCCGCTTTTAAAGTGCAATTTAATAGGTCTCTTTctagtagtaaaatataaaagtgaacttatttggattattttattatcttactgtttattcaaaatattattaattcctGTATCCCGTAAATATTCGGATTGAATAGGCTGCGGGATCGGATGCCCCTACACGtatatacacaaatattataaatgtgttttaaatgtaaaggtttgtggaaatgtttagatatttggATGATTGGAAGAGTAAACTAAGAAACTGCTTGACGGATTCAACGAAATGTGACTGAAATTACATTCAAATGCATAAATCACATCAGCCATATATTTCAGActgtttatactttaattttaatttgctaatAATAGGGGAACTATGCGATTTTATTATGctcagtattattaaaataaaggatAAGGCATTACTCCGCTAATACCTTTGCAAGGTAGTGCATATAAGTGCGATTTTCTAGTCggaatttatgaataaaatatttttccgtaaataaataaatctataaatcaTTATACGTAGGCACGTTAGTCATAAAATACGTAAAGGAAGACATAGTTATCATAATACTATGTAATTAACTCATTTTAACTTCTGAAAGTGTTAAGCAAATTACAAATCTTTCCAAGTTTCTTTCAAAGTAATTTAGAAGTTTATTAGTTTGCAATTATCGGTTTACgttgttcaaaataatttaaattcctttttgtatgtttattggATAGTCAGATGTAATGACatgataacaatattttacatgtgATAAGCCCTTTGTAAATGGCCAACTGTTGATACATTAGTTGCACCATTGTCGATCCCTTTGACTATACTAGACTTCTGTAAGATGATGTTCTTCTTCATGAAATTATACCATTTATATGTCAAAACTACAATGAGTATCTTCACGGAAAAATTATTTGGGAAAGTTTTTGACGATCGTTCCGTCAAGCGTGACGTGATTACGGCTGAgcatatcatattaatatttttatcaccttTTGTAGTACTTAATTATATAGGCTTTAAAGAGTTCTCAACGACGtaaagtttaaagattttaggATTTACAAAGACTATAATGAACTACATCGTAAAGGTACTCATTATGAAAGGCAATTATCGTTTACGATTAGAGAAACACATTGTTGAATTgcgaaaattactttttttaagtaaacataCACTGACCGGCTGTGGCGAATCTTGCGTTCTAATGTCGTGCTGGTTTGTCTCATTGGGTGATAGTGATGAGATCCATGCTCGTAGAATCCATGCAGAGACCTAGTACTCCAAATGAAACATAAGTGGTTTTAGTATTGTTGGAGcactaaataaatttcaaacggaagtcttcattatattattatagatacaaGTTTTCCAACGATAACGAATTAAactacgtatttttatttacaacgtcatgtttacgtattatattgcacataaacagtagagatGGTACACACTTACATCTAGGTACACAAAACTGAATTTATCATACCATTCAACATCCTCTTGGATTATATCTTCCATGTCTGATGTCACAAACTttaaatcaaacaatatttatcttaatacaTGTTAACTTTAGCACACTGCACAACATTGTCTGAGAGCTATGTGGAGAAAATATAGCGTGTTACtgttatcattttaattttatcttgacATGACTAAGATCATTAGGGCTTCTGACTTGGTGACGTCATTAAAGTAACCGTGTCAAATATTGCTGTTTGATAAATGACTTTATTGCTAGGTTTGACgatataattcacaaacaaccaccatataattttatatatatattcagtcttacttataaaaatttcgctaagctatgcttagttaaaacacaaatttactcgataagctgtaagtcaaaacccgccatcttgcctcatagggtttaaactaggaaaccagtgatgtttttgacagctatctAAGCAGTTCTTAATCACTTTTTATCgctaaaacaactttataagtaaatctcattatgtatatatacaagtagttatatttatcaatagtaTAGTTTCCTTGGAAGCCGCATGAACCTACTAATGACACCGAATAATTTAGTCATTTGAAATACATTCCATATTTAAAGCAAAATACAGTTGGAGCGGCAGAGTTAGCCGAACAATTAGTGGTCATTATTGCTAGATGCCAGCCGACGACAAAGGGCGTTATTTAACATGCTAATTGTACCATCACGCACCATAGATGTAAATAATTGGTAAATATGAAGCATTCATCATACGTCGTTGTGTTCTAGAGAACtctatttattgaaattaatttactaataggCCCATGATTGAGAGCTGTCAATTAGCTATTGCAAGTTTAGAAACTGACCAATGCAAGTGAAACCATGCGAGTCTATCGTTTGTTTGATTTGGTTTGTGCTGATAATTGGATGTATTCCACAAAGCAAAGGCATTTCTCTCACAGTAGgcgatttaattatttcttgttcaaAGACTATTTTTAAAGTACCTATTTGTGACATATTAACTAAGTACATAAAGGTATATTATAGAGTTACTTTATCTTTTGTTGCCGATTAATGTTACTATGTTGGTAAACTGTATACACTTCAAATAGTCTAAGATcccgctgcagaattagtgcgctcatcgagtatatgttaaaaactacattcttacacatatttatgcttagaagaatatatatctactaggttgcctattaaaactttgccgcaaatatttttaattaaattattgttaattgatttttcggaaaacatttcattcatttgtttttcaaataaaatatcgtccactttatgacaatacacataaaggctctgaaaaaccacggttgccgttgcgcacttggccgcacctcttcgcagccaggtgtaagcaggtatgactatgatacatttactcgttcataatgtatatttattagctatacatcaaattaaagctgattttttctgttgatcatgatacacggttgcctaattaaatctggccgcaaataagggttgccgactcttaaaaatgataaatattgaaggtagagtgaaagagagctagcgcgttatattaccagtcagaaaaggataacatacatagcatgtagtacataataaggttatattcccgtgacacacgtcatgtagctgtcatgtttgccggcaaacattccgatgctaaatgggttaataaacttcgaataaaattcatgaagATGAAGGCGTGTTTTCTGTGTGAGAAAAATGCAATGTACTTGACTTTGATGATGCATCATTCAAAAAGTGTttgctaatgttattatttcgtcgtaaaaaaatataaatacaatgatattatattaacaattgaatCTACCTATGACTTTGGATATCATACAGcgtgtcttaaaaaaattacagttttaaagCATAAAGATACAGAAGAATTCTACATGGTTTCTGGGAGATTCAGCTCCAATGCAAGTTGAAAATGTTCTCTGTGATTCCACGAACAAATCTTCCGATAATGACgatgattatgatatttttagcGATGAAAGTTATGAAAGTGATAGCTTCTATGATAGTGAAAATGAAAGCTCTGATggttcagatttttaaataaaatttacgaatagataagatacgtttgtttaatttttgagttacttaaatgcttcatttatatgtaataagttattgaatacttgaataaagtataatatttactcaaacagtacttgcacaataaaattttattttacgtgagtaaccctaattttatttttaatggatagtaatttattgtggtaatttttacatttatcattttgagAAGACTTTTTGTggagtatttattaagttgtatctACTATTGTTTTAACTGGTGGTTGAGAACACGATCATCAGGCGTATGCGCAATGGCTCAAAAGTGTCGTACAGCTAGTACTCgctatccttttctgactggtaatattacgcgctagctctctttcactctaccttcaatatttatcatttttaagagtcggcaacccttatttgcggctagatttaattaggcaaccgtgtatcatgatcaacagaaaaaattcagctttaatttgatgctaataaatatacattatgaacgagtaaatgtatcatagtcatacctgcttacacctggctgcgaagaggtgcggccaagtgcgcaacggcaaccgtggtttttgagagtctttatgtgtattgtcatgaagtggacgctattttatttgaaaaacaaatgaatgaaatgttttccgaaaaatcaattaacaataatttaattaaaaatatttgcggccaagttttaataggcaacctagtagatatatattcttctaagcataaatatgtgtaagaatgtagttttttacatgtactcgatgagtgcactaattctgcagtggGATCTCGTACTAAAAGAAATTCAGTTAAGTAaagataaatttacaaaaaaattcttAAGTCGTTACGACAATTATAGAAAGGAAATTATTTAGGTTTATcaaagaaaattttgtaaatgtcTCAGATTTTTATTTCCATCATGATTATACATAATTCTTTTACAAACTATACATTCAAGAAAATTGGTTTGTTCTTGAAGCAGTTCTTCCAAATCTCAAAGAGGCAGATAGTTGAATGGAACCTGTAGAAAATTGCGAGTGGCATCGAAACGTGTGTGATAATTGTCCACGCCCAGGGGCCGTAGAAGGCTAAGTGCGCCGGTCTGAACTCCGCGCGATTCtagaaatatacattattgttaAACACGCGTTTTTTCAAAACACTTTATGGACGTTTTAttgaaggttttttttacaaaattcttaAGCTAGATAGATTACTATTAGTTGGTATAAtgtcgtatatttatttactattttacttaaatataaatcagtAAAATCAagcacaataaaatttattgcagAACTCCTTTTCCAAAATTACTTGATATCTATTCATAAAGTAAGTTAATGTTTCGCAGATTCCTGATGAACTTACACACCTTCTCAAGAGTATTTATTGTCCACATGGCCATGTTAGCCACAAGGAGAAAGGTCACCAGTTGCCTGCCGGGTTTATCTCTTCGTTGTTCCGATGTGCCACACCGACGCCACCAAGCATCGATTATAAACAGCGATTGTAAGATGgtctgaacaaaaaaaaatactttaaaatatatttttttaagtagcttttttttgtttctctggTACAATATATTACTGTTTAGTTTAAATCACAGCTAAGATGTATTATCTACAAATTAGAATTTCATACATAACACATCCCTTTGTTTTTTATCGGTCTTATTTGCTAAAATGTTTTTCCTCGTAAATGTATGTACGGCCATAGTGTTCTTTTGGGATATTTAGAAGAGCATACTCCTACCTATAAGACGCATAATGCTGCGAACACTAGTGACTCATGAACCTAATTTCAGGATAAATCGAATTACCTGATTAAGTGATAAGAATTCTGAGAAGAATCCCGTGAGTCCTGAACTCTTGCTGCTATGCATCGTGTGGTGGCAACCGATCAAACTAAACATGCAGTATACAAACATTCCGGTTTGAGCCAAAATTAATAGAGATGTGTCTAGCCCTAAAACagctgcaataaaaaaaaacggtgAAAAAAGgttttcacatttttaaaactaagtTTTGCTTGTAATTTTTCTGAAAATCTTTCAGGAAAAATTTTATAGCAGTACATTATTTGATGCAATAGTAAAACAAGACTTATCTAGGTGACGAATTTTACCGAAATCTATTCAatggtttaaatattatgattgagtaacaaaattcaaatttattaattataattgacagaatctagttaatataaataaaattaaaacatgcgTTTTGAGATAGTTTAGAAAATGTAATACGCACAAGCCCTTGCGtaagttttctttataaatttatttcttctttattttctttataaaaattaaagaatctCCGATACTCTGGTAaagtattttcatattatacgCACCTTGAGATTTCCTTTTATATGGCAGGACTCGCATTTGCAATAAAGCGAATCCTGTTGCTAGTATAGTGAGCGTGTATAACACCAATTCGCAAATGTTAACTTCGAATATAGCatcctaaaaatacatacacacCAATAGTAAACAATTGACGTTTTTAATTGAAAGTCATAGTTCAATGTTTTTTGGTACTCACTATAACTGTAGCTGGATTATTGGCAAGTACAAAGAACATTATAAGAGATATAATTGTGAATACAATAACAAGTATTCCTGCAAATAGTCCGCGATGTGCGTGAGAACAGTCCAATGAGAAATGGTGCAACGCCGTTCTGCTGCCATGCGGAGAGCTCACTCCGAGCATACCCGCTGAAAGATAAATCTTTGGTCATTATCGCTGCTATCCACGAATTTCTTGGTACATTTTATCAAGATCTGTAGGACATTTGTCAAATTAATAAtgctttaatgaaaataaaatagatcgTCATGGATTTACCAAactgttgcaatattttttctggTGTCATTGAGTTGTTTCGTGACTTGTTTTTAGGCGCatgatatttcttttcaaaGTCCTCCGGGGTACATTTAACCTGTAATTAATCATTGTAATTAGTATCGTAGCGCGGATTTTATGAAGAATGATGAAAAAATTCATACCTCTTTccacatttcataaaaaatgacAGCACAGATTAGAGAATACTCAATGGTGCAAGGGAAAAGGAATGGTGAAGCATTCTGCAGCAAAGCTCCCATAATGTTTGCTCTGCGACATGCAATTTCTTCGGTCATATTCCGAGTACCGTTTGTTGTCGATTGTATGGAATGTTCCAAATGATGAATTTCGTGCTTCGTTTCTTCTACTAACACATACAACCACTCACATAAGTTAGTCGCTATCATGTGCATGAAGCCAAATCTTTGTATCATTTTGTAGCTTCCCGACTTGATGTCCTTattcgttaaaaatataaactgcaTCTGCGCTAATGTAAGTGTCATTCGTAAAGCAGGAGTGATAACCGACATAACTGATCGACACCGATCGGTCATTTCGAAGTATTCTCCCAATTCTAAACCGCTGTATACCATAGAGCCGATGCCGAATGCtgcgaaatatttaataaataattcattgcTGTCCTAGTAAACAATAGTTCAATTTTTACAGTTGCATGCGATATTTACCAATTGCACCGAGCCTTAAATAAAAGCTGCCGTACCGAGATATGCTCtctttcaatttcaatttatctCTTGGAGTAATTTTTCCGTTTTTATCGTCCTTTTCAGTCCCTTCTGTAAAATGGCTTCTTTTTAATTGGAAACAGAGTTACCGGTCATTAAAAAACATGTGTAGAGTAAATTTTTCCGCTACATTTGTACAAATGGCTTTAAACGTTAGTGGAATGCAAACCGAAGAAGCTTATATTCATTGCTCTTGTAATTATGCAAACAAGATgtgattttaatgtctaattttGTTAAGCAAATTTGGTTAATTGCTTAAATATGTCGGCGACGCTTGCCGGATGGTTTATTGTTTACCTCAAAAGGAATTTAGTTTTCTTACCATAGTTGTGAATTATCATAGTGACTGCCTTTTGACGCATTATATTAGCGTATTGGAATACCACGAACAATACCGATACtaagtatagatataagtaGAAACCCTgcaaaattcatttattattctttactaAATTTATTCCTTAACATCCATAAACAATTACGTTTGTTGGTAATTGAAGTACCTGGTAATATCCATCGGGAACTCCATTTGCAATAACTTCAGTAACAGGAAATGCCAGTCCAAGCACCACTAACAATTTTGCGTATAGCGCCGAGAGGGCCTTGCTTAGGGCTTCgctataaaaagtttaaattaaacatcAAGACCGCATCTTCCTCAATGGAATAcctatattcttttatttaaaaaggaaaggtccataattattcttttgtatATTGAAATGTCATACCTAGTTATAATTATGTGATGGGATACTGTTGTTTTGTATCATGAACTGGAATCGCAGGATAAAAAAGTGTGATAGATTTACACGAATATTTATCGTGAAAATCTTAGTCAACTTGTATGTTAAATGTAAAACATCATTATCCAGTAAATGTGTTGTATTCTACTTTAATTTATAGTGTGTATTTTGGGTAGTTAGTCATACAGACCCCGAACTTTAAACAGTATTCTTActcgtaataaatatattaattctacACACAATTATATAGTacctcatatttatttatgacgaataataaatgttttatttatcttcaaGAGAATGAAGTACAATTTTTGACAAAATACCACATCAAAAGTGAGATAATTTTTCTGCTTCCTATCTATAAATACTGACAggaattattttcataaaacagttaaaaaaactgttcgataattttgtttgtacGGCAAATGCATATTCTGCAAAGACATCAAGGGCATGCAAGTAGATATGTCGTAAAAAATAACCCCAGCACTAAATCTGAAGGCGACGATGGCCTATTTTAGTTCATACCTATATTTAAAcgattttaaacaaaacataacacaactaatacaaatacatttaactATAGGTTTGGCTTAACATGACAAACTGtagaaacattattaataaaagagtCAATCAGAGATTGGTTGTTATAGTTTTGCTAATTTGCcccttatattattttatataaggaaAAACAATCAAGTAATTATTTACATCACCAGTTTGTTGGCAAAGGGAATGTGTTATACGTTAAGTGAATGATTCACTTACTGTCCTAGAATTTCGGCGGTTGACGGCGGGTTGTCATGGGTGGTGGAAGCGACGGATGTGCGCGAATGTGGCGCCCACTCGG is a genomic window of Manduca sexta isolate Smith_Timp_Sample1 chromosome 22, JHU_Msex_v1.0, whole genome shotgun sequence containing:
- the LOC115445860 gene encoding proton channel OtopLc produces the protein MNSTNRSPLCEANESHPGVTITDMDTVHEENDDSDDSSYSDLGRLRERTRAMLGTPAEPLVQHSHSQPNSRRMSNDAEAKLAANLNTRRPSAIIAAFRRPSQALALCAATQRRFLSEWAPHSRTSVASTTHDNPPSTAEILGHEALSKALSALYAKLLVVLGLAFPVTEVIANGVPDGYYQGFYLYLYLVSVLFVVFQYANIMRQKAVTMIIHNYEGTEKDDKNGKITPRDKLKLKESISRYGSFYLRLGAIAFGIGSMVYSGLELGEYFEMTDRCRSVMSVITPALRMTLTLAQMQFIFLTNKDIKSGSYKMIQRFGFMHMIATNLCEWLYVLVEETKHEIHHLEHSIQSTTNGTRNMTEEIACRRANIMGALLQNASPFLFPCTIEYSLICAVIFYEMWKEVKCTPEDFEKKYHAPKNKSRNNSMTPEKILQQFAGMLGVSSPHGSRTALHHFSLDCSHAHRGLFAGILVIVFTIISLIMFFVLANNPATVIDAIFEVNICELVLYTLTILATGFALLQMRVLPYKRKSQAVLGLDTSLLILAQTGMFVYCMFSLIGCHHTMHSSKSSGLTGFFSEFLSLNQTILQSLFIIDAWWRRCGTSEQRRDKPGRQLVTFLLVANMAMWTINTLEKNRAEFRPAHLAFYGPWAWTIITHVSMPLAIFYRFHSTICLFEIWKNCFKNKPIFLNV